The window CGGTCGTGGTACAGTAGTTACAGGCCGTGTAGAGCGTGGAGTAATCAAAGTTGGTGATGAAGTACAAATCGTAGGTTTCAGCGATGAGCCTAAGAAAACTGTATGTACAGGAGTAGAGATGTTCAGAAAGATGTTAGATCAAGCTCAAGCAGGTGACAACATCGGTGCATTATTAAGGGGTGTTGACCGTACTGAGGTAGAGCGTGGTCAAGTATTATGTAAGCCTGGCTCAATTAAAGCACACAAAAAATACACTGCAGAAGTTTACGTTTTAACAAAAGAAGAAGGTGGTCGTCACAGCCCATTCTTTAACGGTTACCGTCCACAATTCTATTTCCGTACCACTGACGTAACCGGTGTAATCACTTTACCAGAAGGAACTGAAATGGTAATGCCTGGTGACAACGTTAAAATCACCGTTGAGCTTATTACCCCAATTGCCATCGAGCAAGGACTAAGGTTCGCTATCCGTGAAGGTGGTAGAACTGTAGGTGCTGGAGTTGTTGTAGACATCCTTGAATAAATTTTCTACCCATGTATTGGTAGATATTTTATCTATCATACATGGGTTTTTCAAACTTTTTTAAAAAAGGGAATAATAATTGGTAAAAAGAAAATAATACTTAAAGATAACTAATAGTAGTTATAACCTAGTATTGACAATGGGTTTAAACTATGATAAATTTTATTAGGTACGGTGAAAGTGTATATTCCTGTATTTTAGAAAAGGATACTGGATTTTTTTAGTTTGAACCATATAGTTCAGCTTATCTATCATGATACTTTAGGAGGTGCAAATAGATGAGGGTTATAATTACCATGGCTTGTACAGAATGCAAACAAAGAAACTATACTACAACAAAAAATAAAAAAACTCATCCAGATCGTATAGAACTAAAGAAATATTGCCGTTTCTGTAAAACACACACTACACATAAAGAGACTAAGTAATATAAGTAGCCCATTTTTAAGAAGGATTTCAACAAAATCAGCTTAATTTAGCATAAAGCTGGATTTTGTTTATTCAAGAAAGATAAGGAAGTGAAAAAATGGGATTTTTTGCAAAAGTGCAAAAGTTTTTTAAAGAAGTCAAAAATGAATTGAAAAAGGTTCAATGGCCTAGCAAAAAAGAGCTTACATCATACACAATTTTAGTTATAGGAATCATTGTAATAGCTTCTCTATTGATTTTTATTATAGATAATGGATTTACTGGCATATTGAATCTCATATTTTAATGTTAAAGGGGGGAGGGGCATAACTTCAGCCCCGAACTGATGGAAAAACACTGGTATGTTGTGCATACTTACTCCGGCTATGAGAATAAAGTAAAAGCAAACCTTCAAAAAAGAGTAGAATCCATGGAAATGCAAGATAAAATTTTTAATGTTTTAGTTCCCATGGAAGAAGAAACTGAAACAAAAGGTGGAAAGAGAAAAACTACTTTAAAAAAAGTTTTCCCCGGATATGTCTTAGTTCAAATGATTATGAGTGATGATTCCTGGTATGTTGTTAGAAATACTCCAGGGGTAACTGGTTTTGTGGGATCAGGGACAAAACCAATACCATTAGCGGAATCTGAAGTAAGGCATATATTAAAGAAAATGGGTATAGAAGAACCTAAAGTTAAGGTAGAATTTAGTGTGGGACAACAAGTTAAAGTTGTTTCAGGTCCCTTTGAAGGTTTTATAGGAACAATAGAAGAAATTAACATGGACAAACAACGGGTAAAAGTGCTAGTATCGATATTTGGAAGGGAAACTCCAGTAGAATTAGAATTTGTTCAAGTGGAAAAGGTATAAACTTTGGTTGGAAACAACCAAGATTATATATTTATTTTGGTGTTTAAAACACTGTAAAGTGGGAGGGTTTTGCCCGCAAAAACCACATTAAATATTAAGGAGGTGGAACATATGGCGAAAAAAGTAGTTAAGTTAATAAAACTTCAAATAGCTGCTGGAAAAGCTACACCTGCACCACCTGTAGGTCCGGCTTTAGGTCAAGCAGGTCTAAATATAATGGCGTTCTGCAAAGAGTTTAACGAAAAAACTGCTAATCAAGCAGGTATGATTATCCCTGTAGAAATTACAGTTTATGAAGATCGCTCTTTTACCTTTGTAACTAAGACCCCGCCCGCTGCTGTATTACTTAAAAAAGCAGCTGGAATTGAAAGGGCCTCTGGTCAACCTAACAAGGTAAAAGTAGCTACAGTTAAAAGGGATAAAGTTAGAGAAATAGCAGAACTAAAGATGGTAGACTTGAATGCTGCCAGTGTAGAAGCTGCTATGAGAATGATTGAAGGAACTGCCCGTAGTATGGGTATTGTAATTCAAGACTAAAAATAATAAAAGCGACTTAATAAAAGTGGGAGGTTAATTCCGCTAATACCACAAGGAGGAATAGAAATGGCTAAAAAAGGTAAAAGGTTGCTAGAAGCAAGCAAAATCTATGATAAAGAAACCTTATATTCAACTACTGAAGCTTTAGAGCTAGTAACAAAAATGGCATCAGCTAAGTTTGATGAAACCGTTGAAGCAGCAATTAGATTAGGAGTAAATCCAAAACATGCTGATCAACAAATAAGGGGTGCAGTAGTTTTACCCCACGGTACTGGTAAATCTGTTAAAGTATTGGTTTTTGCTAAAGGAGAAAAGGCTAAAGAAGCTGAAGAAGCAGGAGCAGAATATGTTGGAGCAGAAGATTTAGTAAACAAAATTCAACAAGGTTGGTTGGATTTCGATGTAGTTGTAGCTACTCCTGACATGATGGGAGTTGTTGGTAAGCTTGGTAGGATTTTAGGACCAAAGGGATTAATGCCAAACCCTAAAACTGGCACAGTGACTATGGATGTTGCTAAAGCAGTTAAAGACATTAAAGCTGGTAAAATCGAGTACAGAGTTGATAAAGCCGGTATTATTCATGCTCCTATCGGAAAGGTTTCCTTTGGAGTAGAGAAGTTAAGGGATAATTTTAATGCATTACTTGATGCATTAATTAAAGCAAAACCAGCTAGTGCTAAAGGTCAATATCTAAAATCCATTGCCCTTTCATCAACAATGGGACCAGGAGTAAAAGTCAATACTCAAAAAGCAGCTATCTTTGACAAAGAATAATTTGGAAAAAAATAATTGCTGAATTTACTTGACAATAGATTTTTAATTATATATAATTAGCATGTCTTAAAAATAAATACAGTTCAACTTAAGACAGTAGGTGCCCTAGGGCTTAATATCCTACCGAGGTTGGAAAGCTTATAAATAGATAAATATTATTATGCTATTTATGTGCCCTTTCCGTCTCGGAAAGGGCACTTTTGGTAACACATAGAAATTAAATACTAGTTTCAGTATGTGTTTTACACCAACTAAAAAGGAGGTGGCAAAATGGGGGCACGGGAAGAAAAAGCTCTCGTTGTTGCAGAACTTAAAGAGAAATTTGGTTCCGCGCAAGCTGCTATAATTACAGACTATAGAGGTCTTGATGTGGCTAGAGTAACAAAACTTCGTGCGAAGTTAAGAGAAGCAGGTGTTGAGTACAAAGTAATTAAAAATACTTTAGCTAAATTAGCTGTTCAAGACACTGAGCTCTCAGAGTTACAGCAACATTTACAAGGACCTACAGCTGTTGCATTCAGCTACAATGATCCTGTAGCAGCAGCAAAAATTATCAGTGAATTTGCCAAAGACAACAAAGAATTAGAAATCAAAGCAGGTATTTTAGAAGGTAAAGTCATTGACTTAGCAGGGGTAAAAGCTCTTGCCGATCTACCTTCAAGGGAAGTCCTTATTGCTCAAGTCCTTGCAGGAATACAAGCGCCAATTACTGGTTTCGTAAACGTAATGCAAGGCAATGTAAGAAATTTAGTTTATGTTCTTGAAGCCATTAGAAAACAAAAAGAAGCTTAAAATTAAATTATAGAAAAATTTTTGGAGGTGCAATTAAAATGTCAAAAGTTCAAGAAATTTTAGAGACTATTAAAGGTTTAACTGTATTAGAATTAGCTGAGTTAGTAAAAGCTTGTGAAGAAGAATTTGGTGTATCTGCTGCTGCTCCTGTAGCTGTAGCTGCTGCTCCTGTAGCTGGTGCTGCTCCAGCTGCTGCTGAAGAAAAAACTGAGTTTGATGTAATCTTAACTTCAGGTGGAGACAAAAAAGTTCAAGTAATTAAAGTAGTTCGTGAGCTAACTGGTCTTGGATTAAAAGAAGCTAAAGACTTAGTTGATGGAGCTCCAAAACCACTTAAAGAAAAAGTTTCAAAAGAAGAAGCTGAAAAAATCAAAGCTCAAATCGTTGAAGCTGGCGGTACAGTAGAAATTAAGTAATTACTGCCCCAAATAGATTAGGACATATAGTAGTTTATAAAAAAGCGCCCTTGGGCGCTTTTTTATATGGCTAGTCCCTTGACAGTG is drawn from Anaerobranca californiensis DSM 14826 and contains these coding sequences:
- the rplL gene encoding 50S ribosomal protein L7/L12, whose protein sequence is MSKVQEILETIKGLTVLELAELVKACEEEFGVSAAAPVAVAAAPVAGAAPAAAEEKTEFDVILTSGGDKKVQVIKVVRELTGLGLKEAKDLVDGAPKPLKEKVSKEEAEKIKAQIVEAGGTVEIK
- the nusG gene encoding transcription termination/antitermination protein NusG yields the protein MEKHWYVVHTYSGYENKVKANLQKRVESMEMQDKIFNVLVPMEEETETKGGKRKTTLKKVFPGYVLVQMIMSDDSWYVVRNTPGVTGFVGSGTKPIPLAESEVRHILKKMGIEEPKVKVEFSVGQQVKVVSGPFEGFIGTIEEINMDKQRVKVLVSIFGRETPVELEFVQVEKV
- the rplK gene encoding 50S ribosomal protein L11 — its product is MAKKVVKLIKLQIAAGKATPAPPVGPALGQAGLNIMAFCKEFNEKTANQAGMIIPVEITVYEDRSFTFVTKTPPAAVLLKKAAGIERASGQPNKVKVATVKRDKVREIAELKMVDLNAASVEAAMRMIEGTARSMGIVIQD
- the rplA gene encoding 50S ribosomal protein L1: MAKKGKRLLEASKIYDKETLYSTTEALELVTKMASAKFDETVEAAIRLGVNPKHADQQIRGAVVLPHGTGKSVKVLVFAKGEKAKEAEEAGAEYVGAEDLVNKIQQGWLDFDVVVATPDMMGVVGKLGRILGPKGLMPNPKTGTVTMDVAKAVKDIKAGKIEYRVDKAGIIHAPIGKVSFGVEKLRDNFNALLDALIKAKPASAKGQYLKSIALSSTMGPGVKVNTQKAAIFDKE
- a CDS encoding EF-Tu/IF-2/RF-3 family GTPase, which translates into the protein GRGTVVTGRVERGVIKVGDEVQIVGFSDEPKKTVCTGVEMFRKMLDQAQAGDNIGALLRGVDRTEVERGQVLCKPGSIKAHKKYTAEVYVLTKEEGGRHSPFFNGYRPQFYFRTTDVTGVITLPEGTEMVMPGDNVKITVELITPIAIEQGLRFAIREGGRTVGAGVVVDILE
- the rplJ gene encoding 50S ribosomal protein L10, with product MGAREEKALVVAELKEKFGSAQAAIITDYRGLDVARVTKLRAKLREAGVEYKVIKNTLAKLAVQDTELSELQQHLQGPTAVAFSYNDPVAAAKIISEFAKDNKELEIKAGILEGKVIDLAGVKALADLPSREVLIAQVLAGIQAPITGFVNVMQGNVRNLVYVLEAIRKQKEA
- the rpmG gene encoding 50S ribosomal protein L33, yielding MRVIITMACTECKQRNYTTTKNKKTHPDRIELKKYCRFCKTHTTHKETK
- the secE gene encoding preprotein translocase subunit SecE, whose product is MGFFAKVQKFFKEVKNELKKVQWPSKKELTSYTILVIGIIVIASLLIFIIDNGFTGILNLIF